Proteins found in one Mangifera indica cultivar Alphonso chromosome 15, CATAS_Mindica_2.1, whole genome shotgun sequence genomic segment:
- the LOC123198096 gene encoding norbelladine synthase-like, with product MHGLVAANTVVAATACSVWDVYGSLQVLTIINTCLPNVLGTVKVLQGDGHVGTLLNVTFPPGTPGVGYMKENITKVDNKRRVKETETVEGGFLASGFKRYITQYKVIEKNYTSSIIRSTIKYEIDDKLANLTSLVNTNLVEILAETVGKYLTEIAPSPSPSPSPY from the exons ATGCACGGCCTTGTTGCAGCAAATACGGTGGTCGCGGCAACGGCTTGTTCAGTGTGGGATGTCTACGGCTCCCTTCAGGTCCTCACAATCATTAACACATGTCTGCCAAATGTTCTTGGAACAGTAAAAGTCCTCCAAGGTGATGGACATGTTGGAACACTTCTAAACGTTACATTTCCACCAG GAACTCCTGGAGTTGGCTATATGAAAGAGAATATTACAAAGGTTGATAATAAGAGGCGTGTGAAGGAAACAGAAACCGTTGAAGGAGGATTTTTAGCATCGGGGTTCAAGCGTTATATAACTCAATACAAAGTTattgagaaaaattatacaTCAAGTATTATAAGATCAACAATAAAGTATGAGATTGATGATAAGTTAGCGAATCTTACTTCTCTAGTAAACACCAATCTGGTGGAAATACTTGCAGAAACCGTTGGAAAGTACCTGACCGAGATTGcaccttctccttctccttctccttctccttacTAG